Part of the Corynebacterium canis genome is shown below.
GCGCTGGCGGCGCTGCTGCATCCAGTCCGCCCAGAGGGCGCCGGCGGCAACCATCAGTGAACCGGCCGCGGCGGCCCCCCACATGGCCGAGCCTTCGGGCTGGGCGGCGGCGAGGGTAGTGTTGGAGATTTCTTCGGCTAAAACGGTGCAGATACTCGAGCAATCCATGGAACAAGCGGTCCTTATATCGGCGTTGATGGTGCAATGACGTTCGCTCGGTATGTCGCAGTAGTCTTGCTAAGTGTTACAAGATGGCAACAAATCCTGCAAAGAATTGCATCAATCGAGGTGAAGCGTAATTTGGCAGGTGCGGTGACGCCCCCGTGTGGTCGGGGTGGACGCGGCGTCGATAAGCGGGCTCGGTGTGGTGGTTTGGCTTTTGAGTTGCGCGCGGTGAGCTGACGTGATTGAATGACTGGGTTGCTTCAACACAATGCATAAGCCAAAGCCTTGGTAAGCCTTGAGGGAACTGCTTAGGTTGGTAAGAACTGCGTTGGTGGTGGGGCAAACATGAACCACCTACTCTTTTTTGAGCGGGTGTCCGCGATTGGTCGTCCGACACGCCCGACCGCGGGTACCGGAGTAGGGGCATGGCAAATAAACAGCGGCAGTAGGTTTTGTGCCTGATCGCGAGCGTCCTGAAGCAGGGGAGTGCGCGCGGTCCAACACACACAATCCACTTGAGTATCAAGAGCCTGTGCGAGTTTGTCACGGCCTCTCCGGTGAACCCAAGTGAACAACCCTGGCGTTGCGCCCGAGCCCCTTACGGCCGGACAACGTTATAGAGAAATCATCAGCGATTCCCACCAATCACCGGCGGTGATGTGGGACAGCGAGGAAGAGGACAAGCGTGGCGGGACAGAAGATCCGCATCAGGCTGAAGGCCTACGACCACGAGGCGATCGACGCATCTGCGCGTAAGATCGTGGAAACGGTCACCCGTACCGGTGCCCGCGTGGTTGGCCCCGTGCCGTTGCCCACCGAAAAGAACGTGTACGCCGTTATTCGTTCTCCCCACAAGTACAAGGATTCTCGCGAGCACTTCGAGATGCGCACCCACAAGCGCCTGATCGACATTCTCGACCCGACGCCGAAGACGGTTGACGCGCTGATGCGTATTGACCTTCCGGCCAGCGTCGATGTGAACATTCAGTGATCGACGGAATTTTGGCAGCGGAGAATAAGTAATGAGTGAAACTGAGATCAAGGGCATTCTGGGCACCAAGCTCGGCATGACCCAGATCTTCGACGAGGACAACCGTGTTATTCCGGTGACCGTCGTGGAAGCTGGGCCGTGCGTTGTCACCCAGATTCGTACTGTTGAAAACGATGGCTACAACGCCATCCAAATCGCCTACGGCGAAATCGACCCGCGCAAGGCTAAGAAGCCGCAGGCAGGTCACTTCAAGAAAGCTGGCGTTACCCCCCGCCGCCACATGGCCGAGATTCGCATGGACGACGTCTCCGGCTACGAGGTTGGACAGGACGTCACCGTTGACATTTTTGACGGCGTGAAGTTCGTCGACGTCACCGGCACGTCTAAGGGTAAGGGCTTCGCCGGCGGCAT
Proteins encoded:
- the rplC gene encoding 50S ribosomal protein L3, with product MSETEIKGILGTKLGMTQIFDEDNRVIPVTVVEAGPCVVTQIRTVENDGYNAIQIAYGEIDPRKAKKPQAGHFKKAGVTPRRHMAEIRMDDVSGYEVGQDVTVDIFDGVKFVDVTGTSKGKGFAGGMKRHGFAGQGASHGNQAAHRRVGGIGACATPGRVFKGTRMAGRMGNERVTTQNLKVQKIDADANLLIIKGAIPGVRGGLVTVKTAVKGGAHA
- the rpsJ gene encoding 30S ribosomal protein S10, encoding MAGQKIRIRLKAYDHEAIDASARKIVETVTRTGARVVGPVPLPTEKNVYAVIRSPHKYKDSREHFEMRTHKRLIDILDPTPKTVDALMRIDLPASVDVNIQ